In one Mucilaginibacter ginsenosidivorax genomic region, the following are encoded:
- the upp gene encoding uracil phosphoribosyltransferase: MIFVLNKTNTIANQFLAELRDTEIQQDKARFRRNQEKLGEILAYELSKTLHYQAKEVQTPLGIANINTPADQPVLGTILRAGLPFHQGFMHFFDQSESAFITAYRKVKRGGSFLIQVDHISTPNLNDKILILCDTMLATGQSLVSVCKELMAQYNIKELHIAAVIASTVGIAHVRANLPKAKLWVCAIDEEMTSKAYIVPGLGDAGDLAFGEKM; the protein is encoded by the coding sequence ATGATTTTCGTCCTCAATAAAACCAATACAATTGCCAACCAGTTTTTGGCCGAATTGCGCGATACGGAGATTCAGCAGGATAAGGCCCGCTTTAGGCGCAACCAGGAAAAGCTGGGCGAAATTTTGGCCTATGAGCTTAGCAAAACCCTGCATTATCAAGCCAAAGAAGTACAAACCCCTTTGGGCATAGCCAACATCAATACTCCTGCCGACCAGCCCGTGTTGGGTACCATCCTGCGGGCCGGGCTGCCCTTTCACCAGGGCTTTATGCATTTTTTCGATCAGTCCGAATCGGCATTTATAACCGCCTATCGTAAAGTAAAAAGAGGAGGCTCGTTCCTGATCCAGGTAGACCATATCTCGACGCCGAACTTAAACGATAAAATCCTCATCCTGTGCGATACCATGCTGGCTACCGGCCAAAGCCTGGTATCTGTTTGTAAGGAGCTGATGGCACAATATAATATTAAAGAGCTGCACATAGCCGCCGTAATTGCCAGCACCGTGGGCATAGCGCATGTACGCGCCAACCTGCCTAAAGCCAAACTATGGGTATGCGCCATTGACGAGGAGATGACCAGTAAAGCCTATATTGTACCCGGCCTGGGCGATGCCGGAGATCTGGCGTTTGGCGAAAAGATGTAG